Proteins encoded by one window of Bacteroidia bacterium:
- the phoU gene encoding phosphate signaling complex protein PhoU, with product MKHTEKEIQLLKDEVKLMWKLVISQLENAKKAMLNNDIALASKIIQNENDVNNFELKVDNLCENFIALNNPVAIDLRLALSLIKISSSLERIGDFTDGIARFITEQECENIDHDLVERLGIEKMFDILLGMLLDGFVAFESEQTKVSEKIISKDDQVDEIYNNVFETLSNHIKNNPDQTICMLKLLLLIRKLERIGDHNNNIVEEIVFFVDARVLKHSGNNNF from the coding sequence ATGAAACATACTGAAAAGGAAATTCAACTGTTGAAAGATGAGGTAAAACTAATGTGGAAACTGGTTATCTCACAGCTTGAAAATGCCAAAAAAGCCATGCTAAATAACGATATAGCATTGGCATCAAAAATAATACAGAACGAAAATGATGTAAACAACTTTGAACTAAAGGTTGACAATCTTTGTGAAAATTTTATTGCCTTAAACAACCCTGTTGCCATTGACCTGAGGCTTGCTTTGTCCCTCATTAAAATAAGCAGTAGTTTGGAACGCATTGGAGATTTTACTGATGGCATAGCACGCTTTATAACCGAACAAGAATGTGAAAATATTGATCATGACTTAGTAGAACGACTTGGTATTGAAAAAATGTTTGATATTCTACTGGGTATGCTATTGGATGGTTTTGTTGCCTTTGAGTCAGAACAAACTAAAGTAAGCGAAAAAATAATTTCAAAAGATGATCAAGTAGATGAAATTTACAATAATGTATTTGAAACACTATCCAATCATATTAAAAACAATCCGGATCAAACGATTTGCATGTTGAAACTATTACTGTTGATTCGAAAATTAGAACGAATTGGCGACCATAACAATAATATTGTAGAAGAAATTGTGTTTTTTGTTGACGCCAGAGTACTAAAACATTCCGGGAATAATAACTTCTAA
- a CDS encoding tyrosine-type recombinase/integrase, which translates to MPYAKFLRFLQYEKRFSQHTLTAYGIDLKQFFHFMGQTYQAQKPEEITHFFIRSWIVSLLDRKIDSRTVNRKISSLKTYFKFLMREKTISQNPMLKIVSPKTAKKLPVIVDRQKMDQLLDGVAFKEGFEGIRDKLIINMFYQTGMRLAELIGLKDNNVDLYNLTLKVLGKRNKERIIPITPEMKEAIAVYLNERNNIIDEKIKSEYFFIKNDGNKLYPKFVYKVVNVMLSQVTTNKKRSPHVLRHTFATEMLNSGAQINAIKEILGHSSLAATQVYTHNTIDKLKNIYKQAHPKA; encoded by the coding sequence ATGCCTTACGCAAAATTCCTGCGGTTTCTACAATACGAAAAACGTTTTTCGCAACATACTTTAACTGCTTATGGTATAGACCTTAAGCAGTTTTTTCATTTTATGGGCCAAACCTATCAGGCACAGAAACCCGAGGAGATTACCCATTTTTTTATTCGTAGTTGGATAGTTTCTTTATTAGACCGGAAAATAGATTCACGAACCGTTAACCGCAAAATCTCATCATTAAAAACCTATTTCAAATTTTTGATGCGCGAAAAAACCATCAGCCAAAATCCAATGCTGAAAATTGTTTCGCCAAAAACTGCCAAGAAACTTCCTGTAATTGTTGACCGGCAAAAAATGGATCAGCTACTGGATGGTGTAGCGTTTAAAGAAGGGTTTGAAGGTATTCGCGACAAGCTAATTATAAATATGTTTTATCAGACAGGTATGCGTCTTGCCGAACTGATAGGGTTAAAAGATAATAATGTTGACCTCTACAATCTGACATTAAAAGTTTTGGGTAAAAGAAATAAAGAGCGAATCATTCCCATAACACCGGAAATGAAAGAGGCTATAGCTGTCTATTTAAATGAGCGGAACAACATCATTGATGAAAAAATCAAGTCGGAATACTTTTTTATTAAAAATGATGGTAACAAACTATACCCCAAATTCGTTTATAAGGTAGTTAATGTAATGCTCAGTCAGGTGACCACCAACAAAAAAAGAAGTCCACACGTTTTGCGCCACACCTTTGCAACAGAAATGCTCAACAGCGGTGCACAGATAAATGCAATCAAAGAAATTTTAGGTCATAGCAGCCTTGCCGCAACACAGGTCTATACA
- the pstB gene encoding phosphate ABC transporter ATP-binding protein PstB produces the protein MIEAKNVNFYYHTFHALKDINMQIEDNSVTALIGPSGCGKSTFLRLFNRMNDEIDGSKLTGECLINNENIYHKSVQVDQLRKNVGMVFQKPNPFPKSIFENVAYGLRVNGINNKQLIEDKVQESLTAAALWNEVKDKLHKSAFELSGGQQQRLCIARALAVSPSILLMDEPASALDPISTAKIEELIFELKQRYTIIIVTHNMQQAARVSDKTGFFMYGELVEHSETKKMFLAPDKTETQNYITGRFG, from the coding sequence ATGATTGAAGCTAAAAATGTAAATTTCTATTACCATACATTTCATGCATTGAAGGATATAAACATGCAGATAGAAGACAATTCCGTTACTGCGCTCATTGGACCGTCAGGTTGTGGTAAATCCACTTTCCTTCGATTGTTTAACAGAATGAATGACGAAATAGACGGCTCAAAATTAACCGGAGAATGTTTAATCAACAATGAAAATATTTATCACAAATCTGTACAGGTTGATCAGCTGAGAAAAAACGTAGGCATGGTTTTTCAAAAACCCAATCCTTTTCCAAAATCAATTTTTGAAAATGTTGCTTATGGTCTCCGAGTGAATGGTATTAACAATAAACAATTGATAGAAGATAAAGTACAAGAATCTTTAACGGCAGCCGCATTATGGAATGAAGTGAAAGATAAACTTCACAAGTCGGCATTTGAGCTTTCCGGAGGCCAACAACAAAGGCTTTGTATAGCCAGAGCATTAGCCGTGTCGCCCTCTATTCTTCTGATGGATGAACCCGCATCTGCCCTGGATCCTATATCTACAGCTAAAATAGAAGAGCTTATTTTTGAATTAAAACAACGCTACACTATCATCATAGTAACACACAATATGCAACAGGCAGCCAGAGTAAGTGACAAAACAGGATTTTTTATGTATGGCGAGTTGGTTGAACATTCTGAAACTAAAAAAATGTTTTTAGCCCCCGACAAAACAGAAACACAAAACTACATTACAGGAAGATTTGGATAG
- the rpsU gene encoding 30S ribosomal protein S21 has protein sequence MIIVQIKDNEPLDKALKKFKKKFEKTGVVKQLRSRQAYEKPSVARRTEVKKAIHRTKLQRLEAEGAM, from the coding sequence ATGATTATTGTTCAAATTAAAGACAATGAGCCTTTGGATAAGGCTTTAAAGAAGTTTAAAAAGAAGTTTGAAAAAACAGGTGTTGTAAAACAACTGCGTTCACGTCAGGCATATGAAAAACCATCTGTTGCCCGCAGAACAGAAGTTAAAAAAGCAATACACCGCACAAAACTTCAGCGCCTAGAGGCCGAAGGCGCAATGTAA
- a CDS encoding ATP-binding protein yields the protein MKLSFKQRLFLYISIAFALFALSVFLFEQTREKRFKSEAIEGKLGTYADIVNESIAKKTPDQYILILDNLSNLFPANLRLTIINRSGKVLYDNSVLGWNKLENHLGRPEIANSIKNRTGTDIRLSHSTGKEYLYFAKNEGDYFVRVALPNDIQVQSFFKSDNVFLYFTLMLFCILLILVNWIANSFGNSINELRNYAVNPKAKAALNFPKNEIGEIGKEIAENYKQLRANKNKIELEREKLLQHIHSSQEGICFFTVDKNAELYNGLFIQYTHIITDENSSDPKVIFVDSAFEELQQFLNNDKDNYKEYKIQKQGKIFSVRAILFEDKSFEVVINDISKQEEVKILKQQMISNIAHELRTPITGVSGYLETVLEKNLDTKTQQYFITQAFNQTKVLTELVQDMNLINKIDEAGYTFKKSPLDISFLLKKIQEEYAILLRDNNITLHVKLPEQTIINANESLIKSIFKNLFDNAIRYAGKNINIFLTLIKEDKDYYYFSFADTGVGISDQKHLPRIFERFYRVDEGRTRETGGSGLGLSIVKNAITMHGGTISAKSRKGGGLEFVFQLHK from the coding sequence ATGAAACTTTCTTTCAAACAACGTCTTTTTCTATACATTTCCATTGCGTTTGCATTATTTGCACTAAGTGTTTTTTTGTTTGAACAAACTCGTGAAAAGAGATTTAAGTCAGAGGCTATTGAAGGAAAACTGGGAACATATGCCGATATTGTAAATGAAAGTATCGCAAAAAAAACTCCGGATCAGTACATTCTCATTCTAGATAATCTCTCTAATTTATTTCCGGCAAATTTAAGGCTAACCATTATCAATAGAAGCGGTAAGGTGCTTTACGATAATTCTGTTTTAGGATGGAACAAACTTGAAAACCATTTAGGCCGGCCGGAAATTGCTAATTCCATCAAAAACCGAACTGGAACAGATATTAGACTTTCTCACTCCACAGGAAAGGAATATCTGTATTTTGCAAAAAACGAAGGTGATTATTTTGTTCGAGTGGCCCTTCCAAACGATATCCAGGTGCAGAGCTTTTTTAAGTCAGATAATGTTTTTCTGTATTTTACGTTAATGCTGTTCTGTATTTTACTAATACTTGTGAATTGGATTGCAAATAGCTTTGGCAATTCTATAAACGAACTCCGTAATTATGCAGTTAACCCAAAAGCAAAAGCCGCATTAAATTTTCCTAAAAATGAAATTGGTGAAATAGGTAAGGAAATTGCTGAAAACTACAAACAATTAAGAGCTAACAAAAACAAGATTGAGTTAGAACGCGAAAAACTACTGCAACACATCCATAGTTCTCAAGAGGGAATTTGTTTTTTTACGGTTGATAAAAATGCTGAGTTGTATAATGGATTATTTATTCAATACACACATATTATTACCGATGAAAACAGTTCAGACCCTAAAGTTATTTTTGTTGACAGCGCCTTTGAAGAACTGCAGCAGTTTCTAAACAATGATAAAGACAATTATAAAGAGTATAAAATTCAAAAACAGGGAAAAATATTCTCTGTACGGGCTATACTATTTGAAGATAAAAGTTTTGAAGTTGTCATCAACGATATTTCTAAGCAGGAAGAAGTAAAAATTTTGAAACAACAGATGATAAGCAACATTGCGCACGAACTCCGAACTCCAATTACTGGAGTAAGTGGCTATTTGGAAACTGTTTTGGAAAAAAATCTAGATACAAAAACGCAACAATATTTTATTACGCAGGCATTCAATCAAACCAAGGTCTTAACCGAGTTGGTTCAAGACATGAACCTAATCAATAAGATTGATGAAGCCGGATACACCTTTAAAAAGAGTCCACTTGACATTTCTTTTCTCTTAAAGAAAATTCAGGAAGAGTATGCTATTCTGCTTCGAGACAACAACATTACCCTTCACGTGAAGCTGCCTGAGCAAACCATCATCAATGCAAATGAAAGTTTAATAAAATCAATATTTAAAAATTTATTTGACAACGCCATTCGATATGCAGGTAAAAACATAAATATCTTTTTGACCCTGATAAAAGAAGACAAGGATTATTACTATTTTTCATTTGCCGACACCGGGGTCGGGATTTCGGACCAAAAACACCTGCCTCGAATTTTTGAACGCTTTTATAGGGTTGATGAAGGCAGAACCCGAGAAACAGGTGGTTCAGGACTCGGACTTTCTATTGTAAAAAATGCCATAACCATGCATGGTGGAACAATATCTGCAAAATCCAGAAAAGGCGGTGGCTTGGAGTTTGTATTTCAGCTTCACAAGTAA
- a CDS encoding response regulator transcription factor: MNENILIVDDDKSICEILEFNLKSEGYIVDTAYSAEEALAKLNPQTQLILLDVMMDGMSGYKMLEKIRLDGSTIPVIFLTAKNTENDMLTGFSVGADDYISKPFSIKEVSARIKAILKRFKNETTEQKETLEFKDLEINTKNKEAFIKGKLINLTKTEFEILQKLAKNPNRIFSRQEIIEGVWGNNVFVTERTVDVHITRLRKKLEEYGNVISNRLGYGYKFDLMKL; this comes from the coding sequence ATGAACGAGAATATTCTAATTGTTGATGACGACAAAAGTATTTGTGAAATTCTTGAATTCAACCTCAAAAGCGAAGGCTACATTGTAGATACTGCCTATTCTGCTGAAGAAGCACTGGCCAAACTAAACCCACAAACACAATTAATTTTACTGGATGTGATGATGGATGGTATGTCGGGCTATAAAATGTTGGAAAAGATTCGACTCGATGGAAGTACAATCCCGGTAATTTTTTTAACTGCTAAGAATACCGAAAACGATATGTTAACAGGATTTTCTGTGGGTGCTGACGATTACATTTCCAAACCGTTCTCCATTAAAGAAGTCAGTGCTCGTATTAAAGCCATTCTCAAAAGATTCAAAAATGAAACTACAGAACAAAAAGAAACACTGGAATTTAAAGACCTTGAAATAAATACAAAGAACAAAGAAGCTTTTATCAAAGGAAAACTTATTAACTTAACAAAAACAGAGTTTGAAATTTTACAAAAACTCGCCAAGAACCCAAACCGTATTTTTTCAAGGCAGGAAATTATAGAAGGTGTTTGGGGCAATAACGTATTTGTTACAGAGCGCACAGTTGATGTACATATTACACGATTAAGAAAGAAATTGGAAGAATATGGCAATGTTATTTCCAATCGCTTAGGCTACGGATATAAGTTCGACTTAATGAAACTATGA
- a CDS encoding DUF1569 domain-containing protein: protein MSSLFNKQDNERIVARVAAVQSEKKAIWGTMSAEQMLLHCQQPFKVVFEELKLKRSLVAILFGGLIKKSALDDKAFKANLPTATEFKTNHLNPEFETEKKNLIACIQKFQSAGPEGVTQQPHPFFGKMTDNEWDKLMYKHLDHHLRQFGA, encoded by the coding sequence ATGAGCAGCCTTTTTAACAAACAAGATAACGAAAGAATTGTTGCACGTGTTGCAGCAGTTCAATCGGAAAAAAAAGCTATTTGGGGAACAATGTCGGCAGAGCAAATGTTGTTGCATTGCCAACAGCCATTTAAAGTGGTGTTTGAAGAGTTGAAACTTAAACGCAGCCTGGTGGCAATTCTTTTTGGAGGTTTAATAAAAAAATCAGCCTTGGATGATAAAGCATTTAAAGCAAACTTACCTACAGCAACAGAATTTAAAACCAACCATCTGAATCCGGAATTTGAAACAGAAAAGAAAAATCTGATTGCCTGTATTCAGAAATTTCAGTCTGCAGGCCCCGAAGGTGTAACGCAACAACCACATCCTTTTTTTGGAAAAATGACAGATAATGAGTGGGATAAGCTTATGTACAAACACCTTGATCACCACTTAAGACAATTTGGCGCATGA
- the lptC gene encoding LPS export ABC transporter periplasmic protein LptC codes for MMSCENDIEQVKLVTGNIVEPIESAKGLEILYSDSGKVKVRISAGEMNRYLQPKPITEMPKGVKIDFFDDNLKVTSTLTSDYAVRDDFNKNMEAKKNVEVVNVKGDKLMTEYLKWDEKTGLISSPEFVKIITADEIIYGNGFESNQDFSRYKIFNIKGIINLKKNENTENT; via the coding sequence ATGATGTCATGTGAAAATGATATAGAGCAAGTAAAATTAGTTACAGGTAACATTGTTGAACCTATTGAAAGTGCTAAAGGACTTGAAATTTTATACAGTGACTCAGGTAAAGTTAAAGTTCGCATATCTGCAGGTGAGATGAATCGTTATTTGCAGCCCAAGCCTATCACAGAAATGCCAAAAGGTGTTAAGATTGATTTTTTTGATGACAACCTGAAGGTGACTTCCACACTCACTAGCGACTATGCCGTGCGTGACGATTTTAATAAAAACATGGAAGCAAAAAAGAACGTGGAGGTTGTGAATGTTAAAGGAGACAAGTTAATGACAGAATATTTGAAATGGGATGAAAAAACAGGGCTGATATCCTCTCCCGAATTTGTAAAAATAATTACTGCCGATGAAATAATATATGGCAACGGTTTTGAGTCAAATCAGGATTTCAGTCGCTACAAAATATTTAATATCAAAGGCATTATTAACCTGAAGAAAAATGAAAATACTGAGAATACTTGA
- a CDS encoding amidophosphoribosyltransferase, whose translation MSDILHHECGVAMIRLLKPLDYYHKKYGTPFYALNKLYLLMEKQHNRGQDGAGVANIKFDAEPGTRYISRYRSNDKHAIQDIFSRIYNKFKVDVNGDVSKLNDTAWMKKHLAFSGEVWMGHLRYGTYGGNGIEACHPFLRQNNWMTRNLVVAGNFNMTNVDELFENLIRIGQHPKEKADTVTVMENIGHYLDEENERLYYAFKEKGYSKQEISPLIAEHLDVESILKQSSKKWDGGYVICGMMGHGDAFVLRDPAGIRPAYMYADNEVVVVASERPAIQTAFNLSFSDITEIKPGHALIMKKNGHISMPCIKEPVERKSCSFERIYFSRGSDAEIYQERKELGRLLCKSILPAVDNDLRNTVFSFIPNTAEVAFYGMMQGMEDYLREVKKKKLKALGKEISDEKLNEILSIKPRFEKIAIKDAKLRTFITNDDDRSDMVTHVYDITYGTIRKGIDNLVVIDDSIVRGTTLKNSIIRMLDRLGPKKIIIVSSAPQIRYPDCYGIDMAKIGDLCAFKAAIALLEENNMEHIIEETYMHCKQQLELGVNEMKNYVRDLYNPFSPEQLSAKITSMLKPEDCKSDVEIIFQKIEDLHTACPQNKGDWYFTGNYPTPGGNKVVSKAFINYIQGINARAY comes from the coding sequence ATGTCAGACATACTTCATCACGAATGTGGCGTAGCCATGATAAGGCTACTAAAGCCCCTTGACTATTACCATAAAAAATACGGTACACCATTTTATGCTTTAAACAAACTCTATCTGCTGATGGAGAAACAGCATAACCGTGGGCAAGATGGTGCAGGTGTTGCCAACATAAAATTTGATGCCGAACCCGGAACACGCTACATCAGTCGCTACCGGTCTAATGATAAACATGCCATTCAGGATATTTTTTCCAGAATCTACAATAAGTTTAAAGTTGATGTTAATGGTGATGTTTCCAAACTGAATGATACAGCATGGATGAAAAAACATCTTGCCTTTAGTGGAGAAGTTTGGATGGGACACTTGCGCTATGGCACCTATGGCGGCAATGGCATAGAGGCCTGTCATCCTTTTCTGCGACAAAACAACTGGATGACACGCAACCTTGTTGTGGCCGGAAATTTTAACATGACCAATGTTGATGAGTTATTTGAAAATCTGATTCGTATTGGTCAGCATCCAAAAGAAAAAGCCGACACGGTGACTGTAATGGAAAATATTGGTCACTACCTTGATGAAGAAAATGAACGGCTGTACTATGCTTTTAAAGAGAAGGGATATAGCAAGCAAGAAATTTCACCACTCATTGCCGAGCATCTTGATGTGGAAAGTATCCTTAAACAATCTTCAAAAAAGTGGGATGGTGGTTATGTTATATGCGGCATGATGGGTCATGGTGATGCATTTGTGCTTCGCGATCCTGCCGGAATCCGTCCTGCCTATATGTATGCCGACAATGAAGTGGTAGTAGTTGCCAGCGAGCGACCTGCCATTCAAACTGCATTCAATTTATCGTTCAGTGACATAACAGAAATAAAACCAGGCCATGCACTGATAATGAAAAAAAACGGACACATTTCAATGCCGTGCATCAAAGAGCCCGTAGAACGCAAATCTTGTTCGTTTGAAAGAATCTATTTTTCAAGAGGCAGCGATGCAGAAATTTATCAGGAACGAAAAGAACTAGGACGACTTCTCTGTAAAAGTATTTTGCCTGCTGTTGATAACGATTTAAGAAATACTGTTTTTTCCTTCATACCCAATACTGCAGAAGTTGCCTTTTATGGAATGATGCAGGGAATGGAAGATTATCTTCGTGAAGTAAAGAAGAAAAAATTAAAAGCTTTAGGAAAAGAAATCTCTGATGAGAAACTCAATGAAATCCTTTCTATTAAACCAAGGTTTGAAAAAATAGCAATTAAAGATGCCAAGTTACGCACCTTCATCACAAACGATGACGACAGAAGTGATATGGTGACACACGTTTATGATATTACTTACGGTACTATCAGAAAAGGCATAGACAATTTAGTGGTTATTGACGATAGCATTGTGCGTGGCACAACATTAAAAAATTCTATTATCAGAATGCTCGATCGTTTAGGTCCTAAGAAAATAATTATTGTTTCGTCAGCGCCACAGATACGCTATCCCGATTGTTATGGTATTGACATGGCAAAAATCGGAGACCTGTGTGCGTTCAAAGCTGCCATTGCTTTGCTTGAAGAAAATAATATGGAACATATTATTGAAGAAACCTACATGCACTGCAAACAACAACTTGAATTGGGAGTAAATGAAATGAAAAATTATGTGCGTGATTTATATAATCCTTTTTCACCTGAGCAACTTTCGGCAAAAATCACATCAATGCTAAAACCTGAAGACTGTAAATCTGATGTAGAAATAATTTTTCAGAAAATAGAAGACCTGCATACTGCTTGTCCGCAGAATAAAGGTGATTGGTATTTTACAGGAAACTACCCAACCCCCGGTGGCAATAAAGTGGTGAGTAAAGCTTTCATTAACTACATACAGGGAATCAATGCCAGAGCTTATTAA
- a CDS encoding hemolysin family protein, translating to MISDYLPAILASLAFVAFYSGIEIAYLSSNKFKIELDSKQGKWSGKILSYFSKSPSRFICTILVGVNISLVIYGTNMSGLLNPYLQQWLPQQLNSEISRLIIETLITTFFLLIAGEFLPKILFSINPNETLNMFTWFIWLSYIILFPIVWLILKLAHFLLRNVFKVDFVEETSGFGRVDLDNFIEEISENSGGNGEYNKEIQMFQNALDFDSLKVRQCMIPRNEIISLSNKESVETLRKKFVETGLSKIMIYQDTRDNIIGFVHSYEMFKNPESIMSVLLPVSIFPETLPARELLTHLTANHRSVAIVVDEYGTTSGMVTIEDIIEEIFGEIDDEHDIDVYLEQKISETEFLFAGRLEVDYLNQKYNLELPESELYTTLAGLIFNHLEDIPHVKEQFTIGSYKLTVEQISGNKIEQVRLVILVNAEN from the coding sequence ATGATTTCCGACTATCTTCCTGCCATACTTGCATCGCTTGCTTTTGTTGCATTTTATTCAGGGATAGAAATTGCCTATCTGTCAAGCAATAAATTTAAAATTGAGCTCGACAGTAAGCAAGGAAAGTGGAGTGGCAAAATCTTATCTTATTTCAGCAAATCGCCTTCGCGTTTTATCTGCACCATACTTGTAGGTGTAAATATCTCATTGGTTATTTATGGTACCAATATGAGTGGTTTACTCAATCCCTATTTGCAACAGTGGTTACCTCAGCAACTTAACAGTGAAATTAGTCGTTTGATAATCGAAACATTAATAACCACATTCTTTTTACTTATTGCAGGTGAATTTTTACCCAAAATTTTATTCAGTATTAACCCTAACGAAACACTCAACATGTTTACCTGGTTTATATGGCTGAGCTACATTATACTTTTCCCAATTGTTTGGCTGATACTTAAACTGGCACATTTTCTTTTACGCAATGTTTTTAAAGTTGATTTTGTAGAGGAGACCTCCGGTTTTGGTCGTGTAGATTTGGATAATTTTATTGAAGAGATAAGCGAAAATTCAGGTGGCAATGGCGAATACAATAAAGAAATTCAGATGTTTCAGAATGCACTCGATTTCGATAGCTTAAAGGTGCGTCAATGTATGATACCGCGTAATGAAATTATTTCGCTCAGCAATAAGGAGTCTGTAGAAACATTAAGAAAGAAATTTGTTGAAACAGGGTTATCTAAAATAATGATTTATCAGGATACCAGAGATAACATCATTGGGTTTGTGCACAGCTATGAAATGTTTAAAAATCCTGAAAGTATCATGTCAGTTTTGTTGCCTGTATCAATTTTCCCGGAAACTTTGCCTGCACGTGAGTTACTCACACATCTTACTGCCAATCATCGTAGTGTTGCCATTGTTGTTGATGAATATGGTACTACCTCAGGTATGGTAACCATTGAAGATATAATTGAAGAGATTTTTGGTGAAATTGATGATGAACATGACATTGATGTTTATCTGGAGCAGAAAATATCGGAAACAGAATTTTTATTTGCGGGAAGACTTGAGGTTGATTATCTGAATCAGAAATACAATCTTGAGCTGCCGGAATCAGAATTATATACCACCTTGGCAGGACTGATTTTTAATCATCTTGAAGATATTCCGCATGTAAAAGAACAATTCACCATTGGCAGCTACAAGTTAACTGTTGAACAGATAAGTGGAAATAAAATTGAACAGGTAAGACTTGTGATTTTGGTTAATGCCGAAAACTGA
- the purD gene encoding phosphoribosylamine--glycine ligase has translation MNILLLGSGGREHAFAQKLSESALLKHLYIMPGNAGTLQLGTNISGSINDFEHIKKTVHEKKIDMVIVGPEEPLVNGIHDFFLADSELKSVPVIGPARSGARLEGSKDFSKAFMLRNNIPTARYETFDSTQLQQGYDFLKTLSAPYVLKADGLAAGKGVIICETITEAKEQLHHLLINQPFGKAASKVVIEEFLKGIELSVFVLTDGNDYCLLPEAKDYKRIGDNDTGLNTGGMGSVSPVPFADAAFMQKVEDKIIRPTITGLKKENISYTGFLFIGLMNVNSDPFVIEYNCRMGDPETESVFPRIKTDFIELMNSVAQKKLHQVQLKTDDRTSFTVMMVAGGYPETYEKGKAISGLEKVKGATVFHAGTILKDGKVLSNGGRVLAVNALGNNLAEAREKVYGQLTEITYENAYYRKDIGKDLL, from the coding sequence ATGAATATTTTATTGCTTGGGTCTGGTGGACGCGAACATGCATTTGCACAAAAACTGAGTGAGAGTGCATTACTGAAACACTTATATATTATGCCCGGCAATGCAGGCACTTTACAGTTAGGAACAAACATTTCAGGCAGTATAAATGATTTTGAACACATCAAAAAGACTGTGCATGAGAAGAAAATTGACATGGTTATTGTGGGTCCTGAAGAGCCTTTGGTTAATGGGATTCATGATTTTTTTCTTGCTGATAGCGAATTAAAATCTGTTCCTGTAATTGGTCCGGCACGTTCGGGTGCCAGACTTGAAGGCAGCAAAGATTTCTCTAAAGCTTTTATGTTACGGAACAATATACCCACTGCACGATATGAAACCTTTGACTCAACGCAATTACAGCAAGGTTATGATTTCCTGAAAACACTTTCTGCGCCCTATGTACTAAAAGCGGATGGTTTGGCTGCCGGCAAAGGTGTTATTATTTGCGAAACCATAACTGAGGCAAAGGAGCAATTGCATCATCTTCTCATCAATCAACCTTTTGGTAAAGCAGCAAGCAAAGTAGTCATAGAAGAATTCCTAAAAGGCATAGAGCTCTCTGTCTTTGTTCTGACCGATGGCAACGACTATTGTCTGCTGCCAGAAGCAAAAGATTATAAACGTATAGGCGATAATGATACCGGACTTAACACCGGTGGTATGGGTTCCGTTTCACCGGTTCCTTTTGCCGATGCTGCATTTATGCAAAAAGTAGAAGACAAAATCATAAGACCAACAATAACCGGATTAAAAAAGGAAAACATTTCTTACACCGGATTTCTGTTTATCGGATTGATGAATGTGAATAGTGACCCATTTGTTATTGAATACAATTGCCGTATGGGCGACCCGGAAACAGAATCTGTTTTTCCAAGAATAAAAACAGATTTTATTGAGTTGATGAATAGTGTAGCACAAAAAAAACTACACCAAGTTCAGCTAAAAACAGATGACAGAACTTCTTTTACAGTTATGATGGTTGCTGGCGGCTATCCCGAAACCTATGAAAAAGGAAAAGCCATTTCAGGTCTTGAAAAAGTTAAAGGTGCAACGGTTTTTCATGCAGGAACAATCTTAAAGGATGGTAAAGTGCTATCCAATGGCGGGCGTGTACTTGCTGTAAATGCATTGGGAAATAATCTGGCAGAAGCTCGCGAAAAAGTCTATGGGCAATTAACTGAAATCACCTACGAAAATGCCTATTATAGGAAAGATATTGGCAAAGATTTATTGTAA